The proteins below come from a single Kitasatospora sp. NBC_00315 genomic window:
- a CDS encoding GlsB/YeaQ/YmgE family stress response membrane protein translates to MGIVAWIVLGLIAGAVAKFLLPGRDPGGLIVTTLIGVAGSFVGGWISSKVFDRPISAHFFDLATWGSAIGGALVLLILYRIFFGNSRS, encoded by the coding sequence ATGGGCATCGTCGCGTGGATAGTCCTGGGGCTCATCGCCGGAGCCGTCGCGAAGTTCCTGCTGCCGGGCCGTGACCCGGGCGGCCTGATCGTGACCACGCTGATCGGCGTGGCCGGCTCGTTCGTCGGCGGCTGGATCAGCTCGAAGGTGTTCGACCGGCCGATCTCCGCCCACTTCTTCGACCTGGCCACCTGGGGCTCGGCGATCGGCGGCGCGTTGGTGCTGCTGATCCTCTACCGGATCTTCTTCGGCAACTCCCGCAGCTGA
- a CDS encoding SAM-dependent methyltransferase, which yields MEQNSSRTPEAAPSADLRPEVPHPARMYDYYLGGKDNFPADREAAERALAANPEFRSTARANRSFLQRAIRHVAEQGIDQFLDIGTGIPTAGNTHEIAQQVNPQARVVYVDNDPIVLTHARALMAGMGRGRTDVLQADLRDPAGILAAAQVKDLIDFDRPVALVLAAVLHFLPEEEKPYAIVEELLAALAPGSHLVLSHGTADFLPAAVRERVTGVYTRATAPLVGRSRTEVAGFLTGLELLEPGVVTVPLWRPEDEPAEGADRVSMYGAVARKT from the coding sequence GTGGAGCAGAACAGCAGTCGGACGCCGGAGGCCGCGCCCTCCGCGGATCTGCGACCCGAAGTGCCACACCCCGCACGGATGTACGACTACTACCTGGGCGGCAAGGACAACTTCCCGGCCGACCGCGAGGCCGCCGAGCGGGCACTCGCCGCCAACCCGGAGTTCCGCTCCACCGCCCGGGCCAACCGGAGCTTCCTGCAGCGCGCGATACGGCACGTCGCCGAGCAGGGCATCGACCAGTTCCTGGACATCGGCACCGGCATACCGACGGCCGGCAACACCCACGAGATCGCCCAGCAGGTCAATCCGCAGGCCCGGGTGGTGTACGTCGACAACGACCCGATCGTGCTGACCCACGCCCGCGCCCTGATGGCCGGCATGGGCCGGGGCCGCACCGACGTCCTGCAGGCCGACCTGCGCGATCCGGCCGGGATCCTCGCCGCCGCCCAGGTGAAGGATCTCATCGACTTCGACCGCCCGGTCGCCCTGGTCCTCGCCGCGGTGCTGCACTTCCTCCCCGAGGAGGAGAAGCCGTACGCGATCGTCGAGGAGCTGCTCGCCGCCCTGGCCCCCGGCAGCCACCTGGTGCTCTCGCACGGGACGGCCGACTTCCTCCCCGCCGCGGTCAGGGAGCGCGTCACCGGGGTCTACACCCGGGCGACGGCCCCGCTGGTGGGGCGCTCGCGCACCGAGGTCGCGGGGTTCCTCACCGGCCTGGAGCTGCTGGAACCGGGTGTGGTCACCGTGCCGCTCTGGCGACCGGAGGACGAGCCGGCCGAGGGCGCGGACCGGGTCAGCATGTACGGCGCGGTGGCCCGCAAGACCTGA
- a CDS encoding poly(A) polymerase — protein sequence MRTSEQIYHRVCWDQRFDAARFVLGVGRRGAGTARVPLPAFVPGGDIPWHRVLFVEADGELVWDRATGLDRLDATRAGRAGRPRRLRAPFFTPSTPHAWDGSAWSPGAGADRPAPASLRLLTWNTLWDRYDSDRIDTAGRRPLLLAALARADADVIALQEVEADLLDLLLAAPWVRAGYTLGTDPAGTEVEDTGLLMLSRLPVHEAGRHALGPHKAVTAVTLAGATAPLVVAATHLSSDHTDNGAARRRQELAVLAEGLARVDGELVLMGDFNDSDDGPQGPAATLGLRDAWTDVHGPGDRTPTFDPGTNPLAAVSSLSGRASRLDRILLRTGGSHPATAALLGDSPTPAGQYASDHYGVLAELHPGPAGAEDRSAEALDLAPTARTALAWLPPEELRPAVQAVRREHDPQIHRRPPHVDLLFGFVPESDFERAAPLLSAAVAGTAAFTARLDGIRSFEHRDGATVRLDPPAGGAEPWTELHRALLGRFPRCQGRAEEFTPHLSLGRTAASGPVTGPAAADRAVWPRATSALVGELVLLSRRGDEPMRPRATLRLGTGELRWTPEPPAADLLAAEGPLGQGGSLAVEDSPVVGDSPVGRARAADDRREGTARSVFRRVSEALEEGFVHLVGSRRTGGALAGADLDLVAALPGTVDLTDVQGRLAAALPGATGLRRVTGARVPGLRFRLDGLDVDLVVVATGPVDPAAAVARRAGIGEAAAVALSAVSDAEALAAEGGEEHARLAARVKAWARARGLDSAPFGGLPGLAWSVLAARTAREAPGATGQELLRHFFASWAAWDWREPVALADGPSTRPPVAPESVRSSVTVLTPTAPVRSCTDQVGPGGLDLLVQELYRAWELLEAAASDGGDPWPELLSPPPLHRRHAAWAVLSVEAARSEEFEETRGRVRGRLRALLAALAQAGAADAHAWPRPFESGPVSARYAIGLGRTPPDAAALAAIAGRWGRGLPGVGLTRAACGEVPTLR from the coding sequence ATGCGCACCAGCGAGCAGATCTACCACCGGGTCTGCTGGGACCAGCGCTTCGACGCGGCCCGGTTCGTCCTCGGCGTCGGGCGGCGGGGCGCCGGGACCGCGCGGGTGCCGCTGCCCGCGTTCGTCCCCGGCGGTGACATCCCCTGGCACCGGGTGCTGTTCGTCGAAGCCGACGGCGAGCTGGTCTGGGACCGCGCCACCGGGCTCGACCGGCTGGACGCCACCCGGGCCGGCCGGGCCGGGCGACCGCGCCGGCTGCGCGCGCCGTTCTTCACCCCGAGCACGCCGCACGCCTGGGACGGATCGGCCTGGAGCCCCGGGGCCGGCGCCGACCGGCCGGCCCCGGCGAGCCTGCGACTGCTGACCTGGAACACCCTCTGGGACCGCTACGACAGCGACCGGATCGACACCGCCGGCCGCCGGCCACTGCTACTGGCGGCCCTCGCGCGGGCCGACGCCGACGTCATCGCCCTGCAGGAGGTCGAGGCGGACCTGCTCGACCTCCTGCTCGCGGCGCCCTGGGTCCGGGCCGGCTACACCCTGGGCACCGACCCGGCCGGGACGGAGGTCGAGGACACCGGGCTGCTGATGCTCAGCCGCCTGCCGGTGCACGAGGCCGGCCGGCACGCGCTCGGCCCGCACAAGGCGGTCACCGCCGTCACGCTGGCGGGCGCCACCGCCCCGCTGGTGGTCGCCGCCACCCACCTGAGCAGCGACCACACCGACAACGGCGCCGCCCGGCGCCGGCAGGAACTCGCCGTGCTCGCCGAGGGGCTGGCCCGGGTGGACGGCGAGCTCGTCCTGATGGGCGACTTCAACGACAGCGACGACGGGCCCCAGGGGCCGGCCGCCACCCTCGGTCTGCGGGACGCCTGGACCGACGTGCACGGGCCCGGTGACCGGACGCCCACCTTCGATCCGGGCACCAACCCGCTGGCCGCCGTCTCCTCACTCTCCGGCCGGGCGTCCCGGCTGGACCGGATCCTGCTGCGCACCGGCGGATCGCACCCGGCCACGGCGGCGCTGCTCGGCGACTCGCCCACCCCGGCGGGACAGTACGCCTCGGACCACTACGGCGTGCTGGCCGAACTCCACCCCGGGCCGGCCGGCGCCGAGGACCGGAGCGCCGAGGCGCTCGACCTCGCGCCGACGGCCCGCACCGCCCTGGCGTGGCTGCCGCCCGAGGAGCTCCGGCCGGCCGTCCAGGCCGTCCGCCGTGAGCACGATCCGCAGATCCACCGCCGGCCGCCGCACGTCGACCTGCTCTTCGGCTTCGTACCGGAGTCCGACTTCGAACGGGCCGCCCCGCTGCTCTCCGCCGCCGTGGCCGGGACGGCCGCCTTCACCGCCCGACTGGACGGGATCCGCAGCTTCGAGCACCGGGACGGCGCCACCGTCCGGCTCGACCCGCCGGCGGGCGGCGCCGAACCGTGGACCGAACTGCACCGTGCGCTGCTCGGACGCTTCCCGCGCTGCCAGGGCCGCGCGGAGGAGTTCACCCCGCATCTGAGCCTCGGCCGGACGGCGGCCTCCGGACCGGTCACCGGACCGGCCGCCGCGGACCGGGCCGTGTGGCCGAGGGCGACGTCGGCCCTGGTGGGGGAGTTGGTCCTGCTCTCCCGGCGGGGTGACGAGCCGATGCGGCCGCGCGCCACGCTCAGGCTGGGCACCGGCGAGCTGCGGTGGACGCCCGAGCCACCGGCCGCCGACCTGCTCGCGGCGGAGGGCCCTCTCGGGCAGGGCGGCTCCCTCGCGGTGGAGGACTCTCCCGTGGTGGGTGACTCGCCGGTGGGTCGTGCCCGCGCGGCGGACGACCGGCGGGAGGGGACGGCCCGGTCGGTGTTCCGGCGGGTCTCCGAGGCCCTGGAGGAGGGCTTCGTCCACCTCGTCGGCTCCCGTCGCACGGGCGGCGCGCTCGCGGGGGCAGACCTCGACCTGGTGGCGGCGCTGCCCGGCACCGTCGACCTGACGGACGTACAGGGGCGCCTGGCGGCCGCGCTGCCCGGCGCCACCGGACTGCGCCGGGTGACCGGCGCCCGGGTGCCCGGTCTGCGGTTTCGCCTGGACGGCCTGGACGTGGACCTGGTCGTGGTGGCCACCGGCCCCGTCGACCCGGCCGCGGCGGTGGCGCGCCGGGCGGGGATCGGCGAGGCGGCCGCCGTCGCGTTGAGCGCCGTGAGCGACGCCGAGGCCCTGGCGGCCGAGGGCGGTGAGGAGCACGCCCGGCTGGCGGCGCGGGTGAAGGCCTGGGCCAGGGCGCGCGGCCTCGACTCGGCGCCGTTCGGCGGGCTGCCGGGCCTGGCCTGGTCCGTCCTGGCCGCCCGGACGGCGCGCGAGGCCCCCGGCGCGACGGGACAGGAGCTGCTCCGCCACTTCTTCGCCTCCTGGGCGGCCTGGGACTGGCGGGAGCCCGTCGCGCTCGCCGACGGCCCGTCGACCCGGCCCCCGGTGGCTCCGGAATCCGTCCGGTCGTCCGTGACGGTCCTGACGCCCACCGCCCCGGTGCGCAGCTGCACCGACCAGGTCGGCCCCGGTGGCCTGGATCTGCTGGTCCAGGAGCTCTACCGGGCCTGGGAGCTCCTCGAAGCGGCCGCCTCGGACGGTGGTGACCCCTGGCCGGAGCTGCTGTCCCCGCCGCCGCTGCACCGCCGGCACGCGGCCTGGGCGGTGCTGAGCGTGGAGGCCGCCCGGAGCGAGGAGTTCGAGGAGACCCGGGGCCGGGTCCGGGGCCGGCTGCGGGCGCTGCTCGCCGCTCTGGCGCAGGCCGGTGCGGCCGACGCCCATGCCTGGCCCCGGCCGTTCGAGAGCGGACCGGTGTCGGCGCGGTACGCGATCGGCCTCGGACGCACGCCGCCGGACGCCGCCGCCCTGGCCGCGATCGCCGGGCGGTGGGGCAGGGGTCTGCCCGGCGTCGGGCTCACCAGGGCGGCCTGCGGCGAGGTGCCGACGCTGCGCTGA
- a CDS encoding RNA ligase family protein has translation MRVHYPRTPHLPWSPGAAADDVRAGDLAGPAGAEVVVTEKLDGENTTLYADGLHARSLDSAHHPSRAWVKGLQGRIGPALAPDLRICGENLYARHSLGYEDLDSWFYGFSVWTGPRCLDWDATVRLLRRLGIPVPRTLWRGVFDERALRALRLDPARQEGYVVRTVAGFERADFGQRVAKWVRPGHVRTDTHWMYAPVVENGLGPAAALWAVRSGAAPDVPALLAALGLPAPDGAPVVEAVAEASARLDVLGRSGDARLAGVLAALLHGSPRARLAPRLAAPLGMRTARRVADLVGLHTGLHRPYPDEERRSGLLRMTAAADLGVLHAVAAAVLTGRSGTEAAEAREQVAWSALHAEDAGLLGEAPLEPLRTGLREALAGLDPDAADRCWAETREALARGRSGGVEEAVAATWRWRAGAFPRLVHLSGPCGSGKSRFAGGLPGAGTLVSLDDLRSARGSRADQRANGDVLREGLDRLDTALAAGGTVVWDATSLNRQQRSLVQQVAHRRDALVTQAVVLVDEAELIRRNAVRAHPVPAEVLTAQLHRFTPPYPGQAHRTWYVGAGGTVEDVHGTLHGTEA, from the coding sequence ATGCGCGTGCACTACCCCCGTACGCCGCACCTCCCCTGGTCACCGGGGGCGGCGGCGGACGACGTGCGGGCCGGCGACCTGGCGGGGCCGGCGGGCGCGGAGGTGGTGGTCACCGAGAAGCTCGACGGGGAGAACACCACCCTCTACGCCGACGGACTGCACGCCCGCTCGCTCGACTCCGCACACCACCCCTCCCGGGCCTGGGTCAAGGGCCTGCAGGGGCGGATCGGCCCGGCCCTCGCGCCGGACCTGCGGATCTGCGGCGAGAACCTCTACGCGCGGCACTCGCTCGGGTACGAGGACCTGGACAGCTGGTTCTACGGCTTCTCGGTCTGGACCGGCCCCCGCTGCCTGGACTGGGACGCCACCGTCCGCCTCCTGCGCCGCCTCGGGATCCCGGTCCCCAGGACCCTCTGGCGCGGCGTCTTCGACGAGCGGGCGCTGCGCGCTCTGCGCCTGGACCCGGCGCGGCAGGAGGGCTACGTCGTACGGACGGTCGCGGGGTTCGAGCGGGCCGACTTCGGGCAGCGGGTGGCCAAGTGGGTGCGCCCGGGCCACGTCCGGACCGACACGCACTGGATGTACGCCCCCGTGGTGGAGAACGGCCTCGGGCCGGCCGCCGCCCTGTGGGCGGTACGCTCCGGCGCGGCCCCCGACGTACCCGCCCTGCTCGCGGCGCTGGGCCTGCCCGCGCCGGACGGCGCTCCCGTGGTGGAGGCCGTGGCCGAGGCGTCCGCCCGGCTCGACGTCCTCGGACGCTCGGGGGACGCGCGGCTCGCCGGAGTGCTCGCCGCACTGCTGCACGGGAGCCCCCGGGCCCGGCTGGCGCCCCGGCTGGCGGCGCCGCTCGGCATGCGCACGGCACGCCGGGTGGCCGATCTGGTCGGCCTCCACACCGGCCTGCACCGCCCCTACCCGGACGAGGAGCGCCGCAGCGGCCTGCTCCGGATGACGGCGGCGGCCGACCTCGGCGTGCTGCACGCCGTCGCCGCGGCCGTGCTGACCGGGCGCTCGGGGACGGAGGCCGCCGAGGCACGCGAGCAGGTCGCCTGGTCCGCCCTGCACGCCGAGGACGCCGGACTGCTCGGCGAGGCACCGCTCGAACCGCTGCGCACCGGCCTGCGCGAGGCACTCGCCGGGCTCGACCCCGACGCGGCCGACCGCTGCTGGGCCGAGACGAGGGAGGCACTCGCCCGGGGGCGGAGCGGCGGCGTCGAGGAGGCGGTGGCGGCGACCTGGCGCTGGCGCGCCGGGGCCTTCCCCCGGCTGGTGCACCTGAGCGGCCCCTGCGGCAGCGGCAAGAGCCGGTTCGCCGGCGGCCTGCCGGGAGCCGGCACCCTGGTCTCACTCGACGACCTGCGCTCGGCCCGGGGATCGCGCGCCGACCAGCGGGCCAACGGTGACGTCCTGCGCGAGGGCCTGGACCGGCTCGACACCGCCCTGGCCGCCGGTGGCACGGTGGTCTGGGACGCCACCTCGCTCAACCGGCAGCAGCGGTCGCTGGTCCAGCAGGTCGCGCACCGCCGCGACGCGCTCGTCACCCAGGCGGTCGTGCTGGTGGACGAGGCCGAGCTGATCCGGCGCAACGCCGTCCGCGCGCACCCCGTCCCGGCCGAGGTGCTCACCGCCCAGCTGCACCGGTTCACCCCGCCCTACCCCGGCCAGGCGCACCGCACCTGGTACGTCGGCGCCGGGGGCACCGTCGAGGACGTCCACGGCACTCTGCACGGAACGGAAGCCTGA
- a CDS encoding NCS1 family nucleobase:cation symporter-1: protein MSEIAAGRPGGAQTTHPDGRVELDPAAPLPANGFTNEDLRPVPVARRTWTTYNFLALWVGMAHNIPSWTLASGLVALGMDWKQAVLTIGLANLVVLVPMLLNGHAGTKYGIPFPVFARAAFGLRGANLPALIRAAVACAWFGIQTWIGGEGIFLLAGKLFGHGWQTAGDIAGYPWTQWLSFLVFWAIEMAVIGRGMETLRRFENWAAPFVIVGALGLLAWITAKAGGFGPLLDQPSKLGWGHGFWTVFFPALMGMIGFWSTLSLNIPDFTRFGGSQRAQIRGQALGLPTTMTLFALLSVLVTSGSQAVYGEPIWDPIALAAKMESVPGTLFALLVVLVATLSVNIAANVVSPAYDLANLLPRFVNFRTGAMITGVVGIVIMPWKLISDPHVYIFTWLGVVGGLLGTVAGVLIADYWILRRTELVLADLYRRGGAYWYAGGWNWRAVTALLVGGVLAVGGSYGGPFPPDGMIPTLKPLADYGWAVGLTSALLLYTALSTGAGRGPGRPGGSGRSPR from the coding sequence GTGAGCGAGATAGCGGCCGGCAGACCCGGCGGCGCGCAGACCACCCACCCGGACGGCCGGGTCGAACTCGACCCGGCCGCGCCACTGCCGGCGAACGGCTTCACCAACGAGGACCTGCGGCCCGTCCCGGTCGCCCGCAGGACGTGGACGACGTACAACTTCCTCGCGCTCTGGGTCGGCATGGCCCACAACATCCCGTCCTGGACGCTCGCCTCCGGCCTGGTCGCGCTCGGCATGGACTGGAAGCAGGCCGTGCTCACCATCGGGCTGGCCAACCTCGTCGTGCTCGTCCCGATGCTGCTCAACGGCCACGCCGGCACCAAGTACGGGATCCCGTTCCCGGTCTTCGCCAGGGCCGCGTTCGGGCTGCGCGGCGCCAACCTGCCCGCGCTGATCCGGGCCGCGGTGGCCTGCGCCTGGTTCGGGATCCAGACCTGGATCGGCGGTGAGGGCATCTTCCTGCTGGCCGGCAAGCTGTTCGGGCACGGCTGGCAGACCGCCGGCGACATCGCCGGCTATCCGTGGACCCAGTGGCTCTCCTTCCTGGTCTTCTGGGCGATCGAGATGGCCGTCATCGGGCGCGGCATGGAGACCCTGCGCCGGTTCGAGAACTGGGCCGCGCCGTTCGTCATCGTCGGCGCGCTCGGCCTGCTGGCCTGGATCACCGCCAAGGCCGGCGGCTTCGGGCCGCTGCTCGACCAGCCCTCGAAGCTCGGCTGGGGCCACGGCTTCTGGACGGTGTTCTTCCCGGCCCTGATGGGCATGATCGGCTTCTGGTCCACCCTGTCGCTGAACATCCCCGACTTCACCCGCTTCGGCGGCAGCCAGCGCGCCCAGATCCGTGGGCAGGCCCTCGGCCTGCCCACCACCATGACCCTCTTCGCGCTGCTCTCGGTGCTGGTCACCTCCGGCTCGCAGGCCGTCTACGGCGAACCGATCTGGGATCCGATCGCGCTGGCCGCCAAGATGGAGAGCGTCCCCGGGACGCTCTTCGCGCTGCTGGTCGTCCTGGTCGCGACCCTGTCGGTGAACATCGCCGCCAACGTGGTCAGTCCCGCCTACGACCTGGCCAACCTGCTCCCACGGTTCGTCAACTTCCGCACCGGGGCGATGATCACCGGCGTGGTCGGGATCGTCATCATGCCGTGGAAGCTGATCTCCGACCCGCACGTCTACATCTTCACCTGGCTCGGCGTGGTCGGCGGCCTGCTCGGCACCGTGGCCGGCGTGCTGATCGCCGACTACTGGATCCTGCGGCGCACCGAACTGGTGCTAGCCGACCTCTACCGGCGCGGCGGCGCCTACTGGTACGCGGGCGGCTGGAACTGGCGGGCCGTCACCGCGCTCCTGGTGGGCGGTGTTCTCGCCGTCGGCGGCTCCTACGGCGGCCCGTTCCCGCCGGACGGCATGATCCCCACCCTCAAGCCGCTCGCCGACTACGGCTGGGCGGTGGGCCTGACCTCCGCGCTGCTGCTGTACACCGCGCTGAGCACCGGCGCGGGGCGCGGACCGGGGCGGCCGGGCGGGAGCGGCCGGTCCCCCCGCTAG
- a CDS encoding TIGR03842 family LLM class F420-dependent oxidoreductase: MDIGLVLQTDPPARLLIDRMVRAEQAGFSHGWTFDSCVLWQEPFVIYSRILAATERLHVGTMVTNPSTRTWEVTASAFATLNDMYGNRTVCGIGRGDSAMRVAGRKPATLARLSEAMHAIKELAEGRTVEVDGTEMHLPWVTAGALPVWMGAYGPKALALTGHQADGFILQLADPYLTEYMIKAVRAAAAEAGRDPADVTICVAAPAYVTADDSPEALAHAREQCRWFGGMVGNHVADLVSHYGEHSDLVPEALTAYIKDRHGYDYSHHGRAGNPDTEFVPDEIVDRFCLIGTPAAQLEKLERLRELGVDQFAVYAMHDAVEQTIDAYGSDVIPHL, from the coding sequence ATGGACATCGGCCTCGTCCTGCAGACCGACCCGCCCGCCCGCCTGCTGATCGACCGGATGGTCCGGGCCGAACAGGCCGGCTTCAGCCACGGCTGGACCTTCGACTCCTGCGTGCTGTGGCAGGAGCCCTTCGTCATCTACAGCCGGATCCTCGCCGCCACCGAACGCCTGCACGTCGGCACGATGGTCACCAACCCCTCCACCCGCACCTGGGAGGTGACCGCCTCCGCCTTCGCGACCCTCAACGACATGTACGGCAACCGGACGGTCTGCGGCATCGGGCGCGGCGACTCCGCGATGCGGGTGGCCGGCCGCAAACCCGCCACCCTGGCCCGGCTCTCCGAGGCGATGCACGCCATCAAGGAACTCGCCGAGGGCCGCACGGTGGAGGTCGACGGCACCGAGATGCACCTGCCCTGGGTCACCGCCGGCGCCCTGCCGGTCTGGATGGGCGCGTACGGTCCCAAGGCCCTCGCGCTCACCGGTCACCAGGCCGACGGTTTCATCCTGCAACTCGCCGACCCCTACCTCACCGAGTACATGATCAAGGCCGTCCGCGCCGCCGCCGCCGAGGCCGGACGCGACCCCGCGGACGTCACCATCTGCGTCGCCGCGCCCGCCTACGTCACCGCCGACGACTCGCCCGAGGCGCTCGCGCACGCGCGCGAGCAGTGCCGCTGGTTCGGCGGCATGGTCGGCAACCACGTCGCCGACCTGGTCAGCCACTACGGCGAGCACTCCGACCTCGTCCCCGAGGCGCTCACCGCCTACATCAAGGACCGGCACGGGTACGACTACAGCCACCACGGCCGCGCCGGGAACCCCGACACCGAGTTCGTCCCGGACGAGATCGTCGACCGGTTCTGCCTGATCGGCACCCCCGCGGCCCAACTGGAGAAGCTGGAGCGGCTCCGGGAGCTCGGGGTCGACCAGTTCGCCGTCTACGCCATGCACGACGCCGTCGAGCAGACCATCGACGCGTACGGCAGCGACGTGATCCCGCACCTGTGA
- the hydA gene encoding dihydropyrimidinase has translation MTRTVVRGGLVITAAEELHADVLIEDGRIAALAATGSSAAGAWSADTAIDATGLYVIPGGVDVHTHMELPFGGTAASDTFETGTRAAAWGGTTTIVDFAVQPVGGSLREGLDAWHAKAEGNCAVDYGFHTIVSDVNESVLKEMDALVDSGESTSFKLFMAYPGVFYSDDGRILRAMQRGAANGGLIMMHAENGIAIDVLVEQALAAGKTDPRYHGEVRRELLEAEATHRAIKLAQVAGSPLYVVHVSAASALAELARARDEGHNVFGETCPQYLFLSTDNLAEHGTDGFEGAKYVCSTPLRPREHQEALWRGLRTNDLQVVSTDHCPFCFSGQKELGRGDFSKIPNGLPGVENRMDLLHQAVVDGRISRRRWIEIACATPARMFGLYPRKGTIAPGADADLVVYDPAAVQTVSAATHHMNVDYSAYEGRQLTGRARTVLSRGTVVLDDGRWLGRAGHGAFLRRDTCQYLT, from the coding sequence ATGACCCGTACGGTCGTCCGGGGCGGTCTGGTGATCACCGCCGCCGAGGAACTGCACGCCGACGTCCTGATCGAGGACGGCCGGATCGCCGCCCTCGCCGCCACCGGCAGCTCCGCCGCCGGGGCCTGGAGCGCCGACACCGCGATCGACGCCACCGGTCTGTACGTCATCCCGGGCGGGGTCGACGTGCACACCCACATGGAGCTGCCGTTCGGCGGCACCGCCGCCTCGGACACCTTCGAGACCGGCACCCGCGCGGCGGCCTGGGGCGGCACCACCACCATCGTCGACTTCGCCGTCCAGCCGGTCGGCGGCTCGCTGCGCGAGGGACTGGACGCCTGGCACGCCAAGGCCGAGGGCAACTGCGCCGTCGACTACGGCTTCCACACCATCGTCTCGGACGTCAACGAGTCGGTGCTCAAGGAGATGGACGCCCTCGTCGACTCCGGCGAGTCCACCTCCTTCAAGCTGTTCATGGCCTACCCCGGGGTCTTCTACAGCGACGACGGCCGGATCCTGCGCGCCATGCAGCGCGGCGCCGCCAACGGCGGCCTGATCATGATGCACGCCGAGAACGGCATCGCCATCGACGTGCTGGTCGAACAGGCGCTCGCCGCCGGGAAGACCGACCCCCGCTACCACGGCGAGGTCCGCCGCGAACTGCTGGAGGCCGAGGCCACCCACCGGGCGATCAAGCTCGCCCAGGTCGCCGGCAGCCCGCTGTACGTCGTGCACGTCTCGGCCGCCTCGGCGCTGGCCGAACTGGCCCGGGCCCGCGACGAGGGACACAACGTCTTCGGCGAGACCTGCCCCCAGTACCTCTTCCTCTCCACCGACAACCTGGCGGAGCACGGCACGGACGGCTTCGAGGGCGCCAAGTACGTCTGCTCCACGCCGCTGCGTCCGCGCGAGCACCAGGAGGCGCTCTGGCGCGGCCTGCGCACCAACGACCTCCAGGTGGTCTCCACCGACCACTGCCCGTTCTGCTTCTCCGGGCAGAAGGAGCTCGGCCGGGGCGACTTCTCCAAGATCCCCAACGGACTGCCCGGCGTGGAGAACCGGATGGACCTGCTGCACCAGGCCGTGGTCGACGGCCGGATCAGCCGCCGCCGCTGGATCGAGATCGCCTGCGCCACCCCGGCCCGGATGTTCGGCCTCTACCCCCGCAAGGGCACCATCGCCCCCGGCGCCGACGCCGACCTGGTGGTGTACGACCCGGCCGCCGTGCAGACCGTCTCGGCCGCGACCCACCACATGAACGTCGACTACTCGGCGTACGAGGGCAGGCAGCTGACCGGCCGGGCCAGGACCGTCCTGTCGCGCGGCACCGTCGTCCTCGACGACGGCCGCTGGCTCGGCCGGGCCGGGCACGGCGCCTTCCTGCGCCGCGACACCTGCCAGTACCTCACCTGA
- a CDS encoding nitrilase-related carbon-nitrogen hydrolase, whose amino-acid sequence MTRNVRAALVQTKWTGDQESMIGLHERYAREAAAQGAQIIGFQEVFNAPYFCQVQEPEHYRWAEAVPDGPTVVRMQALARELGLVIVVPVYEEEQPGVYYNTAAVIDADGSYLGKYRKHHIPQVKGFWEKYYFKPGNLGWPVFDTAVGKVGVYICYDRHFPEGWRALGLAGAEIVYNPSATSRGLSAYLWQLEQPAAAVANEYFVAAINRVGTEEYGDNDFYGTSYFVDPRGRFVGEPASDKEEELVVRDLDLDLIEEVRQQWAFYRDRRPEAYGPLAEA is encoded by the coding sequence ATGACCCGAAACGTCCGCGCGGCCCTCGTCCAGACGAAGTGGACGGGCGACCAGGAGTCCATGATCGGCCTTCATGAGCGGTACGCCCGTGAGGCCGCCGCCCAGGGCGCGCAGATCATCGGCTTCCAGGAGGTGTTCAACGCGCCGTACTTCTGCCAGGTACAGGAGCCCGAGCACTACCGCTGGGCCGAGGCCGTCCCGGACGGCCCGACCGTCGTCCGGATGCAGGCGCTCGCCCGCGAGCTCGGCCTGGTGATCGTCGTCCCGGTCTACGAGGAGGAGCAGCCGGGCGTCTACTACAACACCGCCGCCGTGATCGACGCCGACGGAAGCTACCTCGGCAAGTACCGCAAGCACCACATTCCGCAGGTCAAGGGTTTCTGGGAGAAGTACTACTTCAAGCCCGGCAACCTCGGCTGGCCGGTCTTCGACACCGCCGTCGGCAAGGTCGGCGTGTACATCTGTTACGACCGGCACTTCCCCGAGGGCTGGCGGGCGCTCGGTCTGGCCGGCGCCGAGATCGTCTACAACCCCTCCGCCACCAGCCGGGGCCTGTCCGCCTACCTCTGGCAGCTGGAGCAGCCGGCGGCGGCCGTCGCCAACGAGTACTTCGTGGCGGCGATCAACCGGGTCGGCACCGAGGAGTACGGCGACAACGACTTCTACGGCACCTCCTACTTCGTCGACCCGCGCGGCCGGTTCGTCGGCGAGCCCGCCTCGGACAAGGAGGAGGAGCTGGTCGTGCGCGACCTCGACCTCGACCTGATCGAGGAGGTCCGCCAGCAGTGGGCCTTCTACCGGGACCGCCGCCCCGAGGCCTACGGGCCGCTGGCCGAGGCTTGA